Proteins encoded together in one Anopheles darlingi chromosome 3, idAnoDarlMG_H_01, whole genome shotgun sequence window:
- the LOC125956285 gene encoding N-acetylgalactosaminyltransferase 6-like isoform X1 → MRVARLMRNLKRTSLRKKIQLGELIVKLLFVVCCGIITVLLIIHKYENLDNFKRTLYYRYSDDGGFFAVPRNLNGEKIDWHNYELIEQEANRVGPGEHGKPYRLTGAEEKALNDKLFKENGYSAVVSDMIALNRSVPDIRHISCRTKAYLRELPTVSVIVIFYNEHWSALLRTVYSVLNRSPASLLKEVILVNDHSTKPFLWAPLREFVESELAPKVRLIDLPERSGLILARMAGAREARGDVLIVLDSHTEVNNNWLPPLLEPIAEDYRTCVCPFIDVIAHDTFQYRAQDEGKRGAFDWKFYYKRLPLLPGDLDDPTKPFNSPVMAGGLFAISAKFFWELGGYDEGLDIWGGEQYELSFKIWQCGGRLVDAPCSRVGHVYRGYAPFGNPRGVNFVVRNFKRVAEVWMDEYAKFLYERNPLFEKTDPGDLTAQRELRERLQCRPFKWFLEEIAPDLLIRYPVREPQPFASGRVQSVADRRLCLDSLNHQAKQPIGLYTCASNQTHPQNNQFFTLSFHRDIRVRSNDKCLDASRLNDEVILFSCHESQGNQMWRYDYESKLIIHGKEHNGRCLEADIVKRKVTVGSCDRSNPAQRWDWGYINFIHLQNWDVYGAKFIN, encoded by the exons AAGATCCAACTCGGTGAGCTGATCGTGAAGCTGCTGTTCGTCGTCTGCTGTGGCATCATCACCGTGCTGCTGATCATACACAAGTACGAGAATTTGGATAACTTTAAGCGGACGCTCTACTACCGGTACAGCGACGATGGAGGGTTCTTCGCGGTGCCCCGTAACCTGAATGGCGAGAAGATCGATTGGCATAACTATGAGCTGATTGAACAGGAGGCAAACCGGGTTGGACCGGGTGAGCACGGGAAACCGTACCGGTTAACCGGTGCCGAGGAGAAAGCCCTCAACGACAAGCTGTTCAAGGAGAATGGCTACTCGGCCGTGGTCAGTGATATGATCGCGCTGAACCGCTCCGTACCGGACATTCGGCACATCAG ctGCCGGACGAAAGCATATCTTCGCGAACTGCCGACCGTcagcgtgatcgtgatcttcTACAACGAACACTGGAGTGCACTACTGAGGACGGTGTACAGTGTCCTGAATCGATCACCGGCCTCGCTCCTGAAAGAGGTGATCCTCGTCAACGACCACAGTACCAAACCCTTTCTCTGGGCACCGTTGCGTGAGTTTGTGGAGTCAGAATTAGCTCCGAAGGTACGCTTGATCGATTTGCCAGAGCGATCCGGATTAATTCTGGCACGGATGGCCGGCGCTCGGGAGGCGCGTGGTGACGTACTGATCGTACTGGACTCGCACACGGAAGTGAACAACAACTGGCTTCCTCCGCTGTTAG AACCGATTGCAGAGGATTACCGGACCTGCGTGTGTCCGTTCATCGACGTGATCGCACACGATACGTTCCAGTACCGGGCGCAAGAtgagggaaagagaggagcCTTCGATTGGAAGTTCTACTACAAACGATTACCGCTGCTACCGGGTGATCTGGATGATCCGACGAAACCCTTCAACAGTCCGGTGATGGCCGGTGGACTGTTTGCCATCAGTGCCAAGTTTTTCTGGGAGCTCGGTGGCTATGACGAGGGGCTGGACATCTGGGGTGGTGAGCAGTACGAGCTGAGCTTCAAGATCTGGCAATGTGGTGGCCGCCTGGTGGATGCACCTTGTTCACGCGTTGGCCACGTTTATCGGGGTTACGCACCGTTCGGGAATCCCCGTGGCGTGAACTTTGTCGTGCGGAACTTTAAACGAGTGGCCGAGGTGTGGATGGACGAGTACGCCAAGTTCCTGTACGAACGGAATCCATTGTTCGAGAAGACGGATCCCGGGGATCTGACAGCTCAGCGAGAACTTCGCGAACGATTGCAGTGCCGTCCGTTCAAGTGGTTCCTCGAGGAGATTGCTCCAGATTTGCTGATACGCTATCCGGTGCGTGAACCGCAGCCCTTCGCTTCCGGGCGGGTGCAGAGTGTGGCCGATCGGCGTCTCTGTCTGGATTCACTGAACCATCAGGCGAAGCAACCGATCGGACTGTACACGTGTGCCAGCAATCAGACACATCCGCAGAACAACCAGTTCTTTACGCTCTCGTTCCACCGGGACATCCGGGTGCGTAGCAACGACAAGTGTTTGGATGCGAGCCGGTTAAACGATGAGGTTATCCTGTTTAGCTGCCACGAATCGCAGGGCAATCAGATGTGGCGATACGACTAC GAATCAAAGCTGATTATCCATGGCAAGGAGCACAATGGTCGTTGTCTTGAGGCGGACATCGTTAAGCGGAAAGTGACCGTTGGTAGCTGTGATCGGAGCAATCCTGCGCAACGGTGGGACTGGGGCTACATTAACTTCATACACCTACAGAACTGGGATGTGTACGGTGCAAAGTTCATAAACTAA
- the LOC125956285 gene encoding N-acetylgalactosaminyltransferase 6-like isoform X2 codes for MRVARLMRNLKRTSLRKIQLGELIVKLLFVVCCGIITVLLIIHKYENLDNFKRTLYYRYSDDGGFFAVPRNLNGEKIDWHNYELIEQEANRVGPGEHGKPYRLTGAEEKALNDKLFKENGYSAVVSDMIALNRSVPDIRHISCRTKAYLRELPTVSVIVIFYNEHWSALLRTVYSVLNRSPASLLKEVILVNDHSTKPFLWAPLREFVESELAPKVRLIDLPERSGLILARMAGAREARGDVLIVLDSHTEVNNNWLPPLLEPIAEDYRTCVCPFIDVIAHDTFQYRAQDEGKRGAFDWKFYYKRLPLLPGDLDDPTKPFNSPVMAGGLFAISAKFFWELGGYDEGLDIWGGEQYELSFKIWQCGGRLVDAPCSRVGHVYRGYAPFGNPRGVNFVVRNFKRVAEVWMDEYAKFLYERNPLFEKTDPGDLTAQRELRERLQCRPFKWFLEEIAPDLLIRYPVREPQPFASGRVQSVADRRLCLDSLNHQAKQPIGLYTCASNQTHPQNNQFFTLSFHRDIRVRSNDKCLDASRLNDEVILFSCHESQGNQMWRYDYESKLIIHGKEHNGRCLEADIVKRKVTVGSCDRSNPAQRWDWGYINFIHLQNWDVYGAKFIN; via the exons ATCCAACTCGGTGAGCTGATCGTGAAGCTGCTGTTCGTCGTCTGCTGTGGCATCATCACCGTGCTGCTGATCATACACAAGTACGAGAATTTGGATAACTTTAAGCGGACGCTCTACTACCGGTACAGCGACGATGGAGGGTTCTTCGCGGTGCCCCGTAACCTGAATGGCGAGAAGATCGATTGGCATAACTATGAGCTGATTGAACAGGAGGCAAACCGGGTTGGACCGGGTGAGCACGGGAAACCGTACCGGTTAACCGGTGCCGAGGAGAAAGCCCTCAACGACAAGCTGTTCAAGGAGAATGGCTACTCGGCCGTGGTCAGTGATATGATCGCGCTGAACCGCTCCGTACCGGACATTCGGCACATCAG ctGCCGGACGAAAGCATATCTTCGCGAACTGCCGACCGTcagcgtgatcgtgatcttcTACAACGAACACTGGAGTGCACTACTGAGGACGGTGTACAGTGTCCTGAATCGATCACCGGCCTCGCTCCTGAAAGAGGTGATCCTCGTCAACGACCACAGTACCAAACCCTTTCTCTGGGCACCGTTGCGTGAGTTTGTGGAGTCAGAATTAGCTCCGAAGGTACGCTTGATCGATTTGCCAGAGCGATCCGGATTAATTCTGGCACGGATGGCCGGCGCTCGGGAGGCGCGTGGTGACGTACTGATCGTACTGGACTCGCACACGGAAGTGAACAACAACTGGCTTCCTCCGCTGTTAG AACCGATTGCAGAGGATTACCGGACCTGCGTGTGTCCGTTCATCGACGTGATCGCACACGATACGTTCCAGTACCGGGCGCAAGAtgagggaaagagaggagcCTTCGATTGGAAGTTCTACTACAAACGATTACCGCTGCTACCGGGTGATCTGGATGATCCGACGAAACCCTTCAACAGTCCGGTGATGGCCGGTGGACTGTTTGCCATCAGTGCCAAGTTTTTCTGGGAGCTCGGTGGCTATGACGAGGGGCTGGACATCTGGGGTGGTGAGCAGTACGAGCTGAGCTTCAAGATCTGGCAATGTGGTGGCCGCCTGGTGGATGCACCTTGTTCACGCGTTGGCCACGTTTATCGGGGTTACGCACCGTTCGGGAATCCCCGTGGCGTGAACTTTGTCGTGCGGAACTTTAAACGAGTGGCCGAGGTGTGGATGGACGAGTACGCCAAGTTCCTGTACGAACGGAATCCATTGTTCGAGAAGACGGATCCCGGGGATCTGACAGCTCAGCGAGAACTTCGCGAACGATTGCAGTGCCGTCCGTTCAAGTGGTTCCTCGAGGAGATTGCTCCAGATTTGCTGATACGCTATCCGGTGCGTGAACCGCAGCCCTTCGCTTCCGGGCGGGTGCAGAGTGTGGCCGATCGGCGTCTCTGTCTGGATTCACTGAACCATCAGGCGAAGCAACCGATCGGACTGTACACGTGTGCCAGCAATCAGACACATCCGCAGAACAACCAGTTCTTTACGCTCTCGTTCCACCGGGACATCCGGGTGCGTAGCAACGACAAGTGTTTGGATGCGAGCCGGTTAAACGATGAGGTTATCCTGTTTAGCTGCCACGAATCGCAGGGCAATCAGATGTGGCGATACGACTAC GAATCAAAGCTGATTATCCATGGCAAGGAGCACAATGGTCGTTGTCTTGAGGCGGACATCGTTAAGCGGAAAGTGACCGTTGGTAGCTGTGATCGGAGCAATCCTGCGCAACGGTGGGACTGGGGCTACATTAACTTCATACACCTACAGAACTGGGATGTGTACGGTGCAAAGTTCATAAACTAA